TACAAATACCTGAGCACCTCTGATATCAAGTACTTGTACTGACATTTCCTTAGCCTCATCAGATTTTACATTTACTGTAAAAATTCCAGCATTTGGATTTGGATATACAGAGATTAATGATGCTAACTCCACTTCAGACACACTTACCAACTGACCTACTCTTACACAATCATTGGTATAAGTATGAGATCCACAGCTATTTGTTACAGTTAATTTTACCACATAACAAATACTATCTTCATTAGTCCATGGATAAATATGCGTTGGATTCTCCTCTGTTGATGTTGTTCCATCACCGAATTCCCATAAGTAAGATGTTCCGTTCTGAGATGCGTTAGTAAACACTACAGTATAGAATGAAGATGAATCAGAGAAAGAGGCTACAGCATCTAATATTTCTGACACATAAGATGAAGCTGAACTTACACAGTTTTGATCTGTTACAGTTACTGAATAAGATCCTGGAGAGGTTACTGATAAAGTTTGGTTTGTTGAACCATCACTCCATAAGTAAGTTCCTTGCATGTTTGCATCTAATACCACATTAGCTCCCTCACAGAAACTTGCCGAATCATCTAACACAACATCCATACTTTGCGTCACTACAGCTGTATCCATAGAACTACACCCATGCATATCCACTACTTCAACATAAACAGTCATGGCAGTATCTACAACAACAACTGAATCGGTAGATGTATCAGCGTTTAGGTCATTACTCCACATATATGTACCACCAGAAATTCCAGTGTTTAATGTGGCAGAAGTTCCCTCACATAAGTTCGTATCTCCTACAGTGGCTACCTGCTGTGGCATTACTGTGAACACAGATGTATCTGATCCACATAAATCATATACAGCCACTTGTTGCGTACCAGGAGCGGTAATATCATAAGTGTTTGAAGTATCTGTTGTATTCCATACTACAGTATCAAAATAATCCTGTACCAGAGTTAATGTATCTCCACTACATAAAACCGGACTATTTGTAAATCCAAATTGAGAAATTGGCATAAACTCATCTGCTCCAATACATGGAGGATCTTGCCTCACATCTCCCTCATAGTCTACAGCATACATTGGCATTGCTGTACCCACATTCCATAACGAATCATTACATACTTTAAATGAAGCAGTATCGCTCATTACATTATTTACGTTCACAGAATTTGAATCTAATTGTGTTGCAGCAACCCAATCAGTTAAGGTAGCTTGATTAGAACCGTTATAACCAATATTACCTCCGTTTGGCGCACTTAAGTTATTATAATCCATTTCATAGATTCCAGATCCCGACATGTAAACTGCAGCTCCAGAACCTCCATTGATGAAAATATTATTTTTTACAGTGTTAAAACTACCACCCGTAAAGTATAAAGCTCCATAAGAAGTTGAACTACTATTCATGTAAACCGAATTATGAGCTACTTCCACAAACAAACAACTTGATGCATATATTCCATAATAACCGCTTGATTTTGGCATTATAATTCGGTTATTATAAACAGGCAAAAATGTATTTAAGTCACCAGTTACAGATGTTAAATACAATCCATATCTCGGCCAATTTGCGTTTCCTTCAATATGGTTGTTAGAGATTTCAGTTCTTAGAGTCTGCCCAATATAGAATGAATAACCAGAGTTATAAGTTGTATTTGAAGTTGCATGATTTCCTGTAAACATACCGTCTTCTTGATAATAGAAATACGCAGATCTATAATACTGATCCATGAATTCATTATTTTCAACTATATTGTTTTTACCATTAGCACTAAAGTTTCCATAAAGATACAAACCGTAGTTACCATTCATAATCGTATTATTTACAATCGTCCAATTATCATTACCTGGACCATAGATGTATGAAACATATTCATCAGAATCCCATGTTGATGTTGAAGGCATACCTACCCACTTACATCCATCAATAGTAATATTTGTATTTCCACCCGAAGTTGGAGTGGTTACTACTCTTGAATAATCTGCTCCTAAATTTTGAAGCGTCATATTGGCAATCGTAATATATGAAGCTTCATCAAAGTTCAAAATATAGTTATCTGCACTTCCAGTAGCTGAATATGAAATAATCACACTATCCGCATTTCCAGACTGAGAACGGAAGGTTAAAGTATTCATAGAAGACATACCTGGAAAAGTAGAAAGATTTAACTGTTCTACATAAGTTCCGTTTACTGCCTCAACAATCAAACTACCACATACACCGTAGATATCAATATTATTAATCGCATCTGTAAATGAAACGAAATCACCTGCTCCAGAAGGATCAATAGTCATTACACCACTGTAACCTTGAATATACTCCAATTGTGTAGAATCATTGTACGCAGCCGAATCCATAATACCATTTGGCATAGAGGTCCATACATCAATAATATCACCAAAAGCAATATTTGAATTTGTACCTACAGTAACAGTATCTAAATCGCTTGTCGCCAAAGATCCCGTCCAGGAATAAGGCATTTGGAGATTACCATTAATTGACCAGTTGATTTGAGCAGAAGTCAGGTTTCCCGATCCATAATTTTTCAACTCTACTGTAACCACAGAGTCTAAAGTACAACCTGGAAGTTCTGGATTTAACACTGCTGTTAAACCTGCATTATTCACTAAATCAGAAAAAATCTCAACGTCATCTAAAGCGATATCATTCCAGTAAGGTGTCCCTCCTGTTTGATCTACATTAAAACGAAATTTAGCAGGTCCACTAAAAGTGTATGCTGATAAAGAAACAGAGAATTGTTCCCAATCTTGATTAGCCGTATTATTAGCAAATGTAAATGCTCCGGTATGCCAGGTAGCTCCGTCAAATACATCTACACTAAATGTATTAAAAGTGGTATTGTATC
This genomic interval from bacterium SCSIO 12643 contains the following:
- a CDS encoding right-handed parallel beta-helix repeat-containing protein gives rise to the protein MSKNYPIKSLMLGVLTACGLSVSAQYTETFDNTTMPVGWSNTSSTGSTSTNALWKFDGDPDYAMSGTSDHTGNGGSYAWVDGSTPNNLTSILETDNVNMTGVVNPELRFWLKSDITGYNTTFNTFSVDVFDGATWHTGAFTFANNTANQDWEQFSVSLSAYTFSGPAKFRFNVDQTGGTPYWNDIALDDVEIFSDLVNNAGLTAVLNPELPGCTLDSVVTVELKNYGSGNLTSAQINWSINGNLQMPYSWTGSLATSDLDTVTVGTNSNIAFGDIIDVWTSMPNGIMDSAAYNDSTQLEYIQGYSGVMTIDPSGAGDFVSFTDAINNIDIYGVCGSLIVEAVNGTYVEQLNLSTFPGMSSMNTLTFRSQSGNADSVIISYSATGSADNYILNFDEASYITIANMTLQNLGADYSRVVTTPTSGGNTNITIDGCKWVGMPSTSTWDSDEYVSYIYGPGNDNWTIVNNTIMNGNYGLYLYGNFSANGKNNIVENNEFMDQYYRSAYFYYQEDGMFTGNHATSNTTYNSGYSFYIGQTLRTEISNNHIEGNANWPRYGLYLTSVTGDLNTFLPVYNNRIIMPKSSGYYGIYASSCLFVEVAHNSVYMNSSSTSYGALYFTGGSFNTVKNNIFINGGSGAAVYMSGSGIYEMDYNNLSAPNGGNIGYNGSNQATLTDWVAATQLDSNSVNVNNVMSDTASFKVCNDSLWNVGTAMPMYAVDYEGDVRQDPPCIGADEFMPISQFGFTNSPVLCSGDTLTLVQDYFDTVVWNTTDTSNTYDITAPGTQQVAVYDLCGSDTSVFTVMPQQVATVGDTNLCEGTSATLNTGISGGTYMWSNDLNADTSTDSVVVVDTAMTVYVEVVDMHGCSSMDTAVVTQSMDVVLDDSASFCEGANVVLDANMQGTYLWSDGSTNQTLSVTSPGSYSVTVTDQNCVSSASSYVSEILDAVASFSDSSSFYTVVFTNASQNGTSYLWEFGDGTTSTEENPTHIYPWTNEDSICYVVKLTVTNSCGSHTYTNDCVRVGQLVSVSEVELASLISVYPNPNAGIFTVNVKSDEAKEMSVQVLDIRGAQVFVQSYGKVNGEVNRTINLEGAAQGIYFVKVTLDGETAVYRVSVK